The Bifidobacterium bifidum ATCC 29521 = JCM 1255 = DSM 20456 region CTCAACCTCCATGCCAGTATCATCCATATCGCAAGCAGCACGACCAGCATCAGCGTCCACCATCCCGGCGCGTCGATCAGCGCGGCCTGGCTTGACCGTCGGCTTTCGCTGGTACGCCGGCTGTCAATCTGCCTCACCAGCTCGTTGATGTCGGATGAGCCCGACTGGGTGAGGAACGTTCCGCCGCGGGACTCGATCTGCTGCTTCATCTCGGTGGTTGTGGCGTCGCCCTCGCTCTGGCGTGGCCCGGAGAACAGGCCGTCCACGCTGATATGCGAAGCTTCGGCCATATCGAGCGCCTGGGCGAGTGAATACGTCGGCGTGCCGGACGCCACGTTGTCTGTGGCGAGCACGATCGAGGCGGGGCGCTGCCGTGCGGCGCCGGACGTGTCGCCATAGGCGAAGCCGGGTATCATCGCGGCGCAGCTGACCAGCCCGTCCCCGATCAGTGATGTCGAGTTCTTGCGGTTCTGCGTGCCTTCCAGCCAATCGGCGATCTTTTGGTAGTCCTTGTCGCTCATCTTGTCGATGTCGTCCTGCGATTCGACGCCACGGAGCGCGTCCGCCGCCTTGGTCAGCTGGCTGGAGACCAGGTCGTAGTCGTCGGTCAGGGGGAACACCGTGCGCGATGTCGAGTTGAAGATGCTCAGGGCGATGCGTTCTCCCCGGA contains the following coding sequences:
- a CDS encoding vWA domain-containing protein; the protein is MSIHWLWPYAAVAAVLVAAVLVAVIAIFRGRRRPPRDGMPVYSLDDDLNTEHASHLFHLWRLLGRIAVAALVAALAICTVLIARPAHVDRDAERSSSRDIVLCLDVSGSALPYDRAVIETYLELVSHFRGERIALSIFNSTSRTVFPLTDDYDLVSSQLTKAADALRGVESQDDIDKMSDKDYQKIADWLEGTQNRKNSTSLIGDGLVSCAAMIPGFAYGDTSGAARQRPASIVLATDNVASGTPTYSLAQALDMAEASHISVDGLFSGPRQSEGDATTTEMKQQIESRGGTFLTQSGSSDINELVRQIDSRRTSESRRSSQAALIDAPGWWTLMLVVLLAIWMILAWRLRR